Proteins encoded by one window of Glycine soja cultivar W05 chromosome 15, ASM419377v2, whole genome shotgun sequence:
- the LOC114387380 gene encoding receptor-like serine/threonine-protein kinase SD1-6 isoform X5: MAPEYAMEGLFSIKSDVFSFGVLVLEIICGKRNSGFFLSEHGQTLLLYTWRVWCSGKCLELMDPVLENSYIANEVVKCIQIGLLCVQEAAANRPTMSNVVVFLASDGMALPNPNKPAFSVGRRTSDETSSSRNSKNISINDASISSIVPR, translated from the exons ATGGCTCCTGAGTACGCTATGGAaggtttattttcaataaaatctgATGTTTTCAGCTTTGGAGTTCTTGTCCTAGAGATCATTTGTGGAAAGAGGAACAGTGGATTTTTTCTATCAGAACATGGTCAAACTCTTCTTTTATAT ACTTGGAGAGTGTGGTGCTCAGGAAAATGTTTGGAATTAATGGATCCAGTGCTAGAAAATTCCTACATAGCCAATGAAGTTGTGAAGTGCATACAGATTGGTTTACTGTGTGTTCAAGAAGCTGCAGCAAATAGACCAACCATGTCCAATGTTGTTGTATTTTTGGCAAGCGATGGAATGGCCCTTCCAAACCCTAACAAACCTGCATTCTCGGTTGGAAGAAGGACTTCAGACGAAACATCTAGTTCAAGAAATTCCAAAAATATTTCCATTAATGATGCATCAATCTCTAGTATTGTACCAAGGTAA
- the LOC114387380 gene encoding cysteine-rich receptor-like protein kinase 10 isoform X2, which produces MDRVIYSFMFVLILLSSKSVVTTKAQPPIYLADDCDFNPQKPLGGEYQTNLNSILSWLSSDAATSKGYNHKSIGKNNSAVYGLYDCRGDVVGYFCQFCVSTASRQMLQRCPNRVSAIMYYNFCILRYSNENFFGNVTIYPPRHVVGTKNVSSEEEIQKGEHFMRSLIRKATVETDQLYYMDGFNLSSTQKRYGLVQCSRDLTNEGCRQCLEAMLAQVPKCCEHKLGWLVGTASCHIKYDDYMFYLFNNQSYLVHKITAKQGHLSKSRNLIFGLSALGMVALLCLSVYCLCCRNRVREDGLLPDTVPLSAYTNLPTIQLITILETTNNFSEASKLGEGGFGPVYKGILPDGRQVAVKRLSRASNQGSEEFKNEVTFIAKLQHCNLVRLLACCLDENEKILVYEYLSNASLDFHLFDDEKRKQLDWKLRLSMINGIARGLLYLHEGSRLKVIHRDLKASNVLLDDEMNPKISDFGLARAFENGQNQANTNRIMGTYFGVLVLEIICGKRNSGFFLSEHGQTLLLYTWRVWCSGKCLELMDPVLENSYIANEVVKCIQIGLLCVQEAAANRPTMSNVVVFLASDGMALPNPNKPAFSVGRRTSDETSSSRNSKNISINDASISSIVPR; this is translated from the exons ATGGATAGAGTAATATATTCCTTTATGTTCGTGTTAATATTGCTAAGCTCCAAATCAGTTGTTACTACAAAGGCACAACCACCCATTTATTTGGCAGATGACTGCGATTTCAACCCCCAAAAACCTCTCGGCGGTGAATACCAAACCAACCTTAACAGTATTCTCTCATGGCTATCCTCAGATGCAGCCACAAGCAAAGGTTATAATCACAAAAGCATTGGCAAAAACAACAGTGCTGTGTATGGCCTCTATGATTGCCGTGGTGATGTGGTTGGATACTTTTGTCAATTCTGTGTCTCTACTGCTTCCAGACAAATGCTTCAGCGCTGCCCCAATAGAGTCTCTGCTATCATGTATTACAATTTCTGCATTCTGAGGTACTCTAATGAGAACTTCTTTGGGAATGTTACTATATACCCTCCACGGCATGTAGTTGGAACCAAAAACGTGTCTAGTGAAGAAGAGATTCAGAAAGGTGAGCATTTTATGAGGAGTTTAATCAGAAAAGCAACTGTGGAAACCGACCAGTTGTATTATATGGATGGCTTCAATTTGAGTTCCACTCAGAAAAGGTATGGCTTGGTGCAGTGCAGCAGAGATCTCACCAATGAAGGGTGCAGACAGTGTTTAGAGGCCATGCTAGCACAGGTTCCCAAATGTTGTGAACATAAGTTGGGGTGGCTCGTTGGTACTGCAAGTTGTCACATAAAgtatgatgattatatgttCTATCTTTTTAACAACCAATCATATCTTGTCCATAAGATAACAG CTAAACAAGGGCATTTGAGCAAGTCAAGAAACTTGATCTTTGGATTAAGTGCGTTGGGGATGGTAGCCCTACTGTGTTTGAGTGTCTATTGCTTGTGTTGCCGGAATAGAGTTAGAGAAG ACGGGCTGCTACCTGATACTGTTCCTCTATCTGCATATACAAACTTGCCTACAATCCAATTAATCACAATTCTGGAGACTACTAATAACTTTTCTGAAGCATCAAAATTAGGCGAAGGTGGATTTGGCCCAGTTTACAAG GGAATTCTACCAGATGGAAGACAAGTTGCGGTCAAAAGGCTCTCAAGAGCTTCTAATCAAGGCTCAGAGGAGTTTAAGAATGAAGTAACATTTATAGCCAAATTGCAACATTGCAACCTTGTAAGACTTTTGGCATGCTGCTTGGACGAAAATGAAAAGATTCTTGTATATGAGTATTTGTCGAATGCAAGTCTCGACTTTCACCTATTTG ATGATGAGAAAAGGAAGCAACTCGATTGGAAACTTAGGTTAAGCATGATCAACGGAATAGCAAGAGGTCTTTTATATCTTCACGAGGGCTCTCGACTCAAGGTAATCCATAGAGATCTCAAAGCTAGCAATGTTCTATTAGACGATGAGATGAATCCCAAAATATCAGATTTTGGATTGGCTAGAGCATTTGAAAATGGCCAGAACCAGGCAAACACAAATCGAATAATGGGCACTTA CTTTGGAGTTCTTGTCCTAGAGATCATTTGTGGAAAGAGGAACAGTGGATTTTTTCTATCAGAACATGGTCAAACTCTTCTTTTATAT ACTTGGAGAGTGTGGTGCTCAGGAAAATGTTTGGAATTAATGGATCCAGTGCTAGAAAATTCCTACATAGCCAATGAAGTTGTGAAGTGCATACAGATTGGTTTACTGTGTGTTCAAGAAGCTGCAGCAAATAGACCAACCATGTCCAATGTTGTTGTATTTTTGGCAAGCGATGGAATGGCCCTTCCAAACCCTAACAAACCTGCATTCTCGGTTGGAAGAAGGACTTCAGACGAAACATCTAGTTCAAGAAATTCCAAAAATATTTCCATTAATGATGCATCAATCTCTAGTATTGTACCAAGGTAA
- the LOC114387380 gene encoding cysteine-rich receptor-like protein kinase 10 isoform X1, whose product MDRVIYSFMFVLILLSSKSVVTTKAQPPIYLADDCDFNPQKPLGGEYQTNLNSILSWLSSDAATSKGYNHKSIGKNNSAVYGLYDCRGDVVGYFCQFCVSTASRQMLQRCPNRVSAIMYYNFCILRYSNENFFGNVTIYPPRHVVGTKNVSSEEEIQKGEHFMRSLIRKATVETDQLYYMDGFNLSSTQKRYGLVQCSRDLTNEGCRQCLEAMLAQVPKCCEHKLGWLVGTASCHIKYDDYMFYLFNNQSYLVHKITAKQGHLSKSRNLIFGLSALGMVALLCLSVYCLCCRNRVREDGLLPDTVPLSAYTNLPTIQLITILETTNNFSEASKLGEGGFGPVYKGILPDGRQVAVKRLSRASNQGSEEFKNEVTFIAKLQHCNLVRLLACCLDENEKILVYEYLSNASLDFHLFDDEKRKQLDWKLRLSMINGIARGLLYLHEGSRLKVIHRDLKASNVLLDDEMNPKISDFGLARAFENGQNQANTNRIMGTYGYMAPEYAMEGLFSIKSDVFSFGVLVLEIICGKRNSGFFLSEHGQTLLLYTWRVWCSGKCLELMDPVLENSYIANEVVKCIQIGLLCVQEAAANRPTMSNVVVFLASDGMALPNPNKPAFSVGRRTSDETSSSRNSKNISINDASISSIVPR is encoded by the exons ATGGATAGAGTAATATATTCCTTTATGTTCGTGTTAATATTGCTAAGCTCCAAATCAGTTGTTACTACAAAGGCACAACCACCCATTTATTTGGCAGATGACTGCGATTTCAACCCCCAAAAACCTCTCGGCGGTGAATACCAAACCAACCTTAACAGTATTCTCTCATGGCTATCCTCAGATGCAGCCACAAGCAAAGGTTATAATCACAAAAGCATTGGCAAAAACAACAGTGCTGTGTATGGCCTCTATGATTGCCGTGGTGATGTGGTTGGATACTTTTGTCAATTCTGTGTCTCTACTGCTTCCAGACAAATGCTTCAGCGCTGCCCCAATAGAGTCTCTGCTATCATGTATTACAATTTCTGCATTCTGAGGTACTCTAATGAGAACTTCTTTGGGAATGTTACTATATACCCTCCACGGCATGTAGTTGGAACCAAAAACGTGTCTAGTGAAGAAGAGATTCAGAAAGGTGAGCATTTTATGAGGAGTTTAATCAGAAAAGCAACTGTGGAAACCGACCAGTTGTATTATATGGATGGCTTCAATTTGAGTTCCACTCAGAAAAGGTATGGCTTGGTGCAGTGCAGCAGAGATCTCACCAATGAAGGGTGCAGACAGTGTTTAGAGGCCATGCTAGCACAGGTTCCCAAATGTTGTGAACATAAGTTGGGGTGGCTCGTTGGTACTGCAAGTTGTCACATAAAgtatgatgattatatgttCTATCTTTTTAACAACCAATCATATCTTGTCCATAAGATAACAG CTAAACAAGGGCATTTGAGCAAGTCAAGAAACTTGATCTTTGGATTAAGTGCGTTGGGGATGGTAGCCCTACTGTGTTTGAGTGTCTATTGCTTGTGTTGCCGGAATAGAGTTAGAGAAG ACGGGCTGCTACCTGATACTGTTCCTCTATCTGCATATACAAACTTGCCTACAATCCAATTAATCACAATTCTGGAGACTACTAATAACTTTTCTGAAGCATCAAAATTAGGCGAAGGTGGATTTGGCCCAGTTTACAAG GGAATTCTACCAGATGGAAGACAAGTTGCGGTCAAAAGGCTCTCAAGAGCTTCTAATCAAGGCTCAGAGGAGTTTAAGAATGAAGTAACATTTATAGCCAAATTGCAACATTGCAACCTTGTAAGACTTTTGGCATGCTGCTTGGACGAAAATGAAAAGATTCTTGTATATGAGTATTTGTCGAATGCAAGTCTCGACTTTCACCTATTTG ATGATGAGAAAAGGAAGCAACTCGATTGGAAACTTAGGTTAAGCATGATCAACGGAATAGCAAGAGGTCTTTTATATCTTCACGAGGGCTCTCGACTCAAGGTAATCCATAGAGATCTCAAAGCTAGCAATGTTCTATTAGACGATGAGATGAATCCCAAAATATCAGATTTTGGATTGGCTAGAGCATTTGAAAATGGCCAGAACCAGGCAAACACAAATCGAATAATGGGCACTTA TGGCTACATGGCTCCTGAGTACGCTATGGAaggtttattttcaataaaatctgATGTTTTCAGCTTTGGAGTTCTTGTCCTAGAGATCATTTGTGGAAAGAGGAACAGTGGATTTTTTCTATCAGAACATGGTCAAACTCTTCTTTTATAT ACTTGGAGAGTGTGGTGCTCAGGAAAATGTTTGGAATTAATGGATCCAGTGCTAGAAAATTCCTACATAGCCAATGAAGTTGTGAAGTGCATACAGATTGGTTTACTGTGTGTTCAAGAAGCTGCAGCAAATAGACCAACCATGTCCAATGTTGTTGTATTTTTGGCAAGCGATGGAATGGCCCTTCCAAACCCTAACAAACCTGCATTCTCGGTTGGAAGAAGGACTTCAGACGAAACATCTAGTTCAAGAAATTCCAAAAATATTTCCATTAATGATGCATCAATCTCTAGTATTGTACCAAGGTAA
- the LOC114387380 gene encoding cysteine-rich receptor-like protein kinase 10 isoform X3, with protein sequence MDRVIYSFMFVLILLSSKSVVTTKAQPPIYLADDCDFNPQKPLGGEYQTNLNSILSWLSSDAATSKGYNHKSIGKNNSAVYGLYDCRGDVVGYFCQFCVSTASRQMLQRCPNRVSAIMYYNFCILRYSNENFFGNVTIYPPRHVVGTKNVSSEEEIQKGEHFMRSLIRKATVETDQLYYMDGFNLSSTQKRYGLVQCSRDLTNEGCRQCLEAMLAQVPKCCEHKLGWLVGTASCHIKYDDYMFYLFNNQSYLVHKITAKQGHLSKSRNLIFGLSALGMVALLCLSVYCLCCRNRVREDGLLPDTVPLSAYTNLPTIQLITILETTNNFSEASKLGEGGFGPVYKGILPDGRQVAVKRLSRASNQGSEEFKNEVTFIAKLQHCNLVRLLACCLDENEKILVYEYLSNASLDFHLFDDEKRKQLDWKLRLSMINGIARGLLYLHEGSRLKLWSSCPRDHLWKEEQWIFSIRTWSNSSFIYLESVVLRKMFGINGSSARKFLHSQ encoded by the exons ATGGATAGAGTAATATATTCCTTTATGTTCGTGTTAATATTGCTAAGCTCCAAATCAGTTGTTACTACAAAGGCACAACCACCCATTTATTTGGCAGATGACTGCGATTTCAACCCCCAAAAACCTCTCGGCGGTGAATACCAAACCAACCTTAACAGTATTCTCTCATGGCTATCCTCAGATGCAGCCACAAGCAAAGGTTATAATCACAAAAGCATTGGCAAAAACAACAGTGCTGTGTATGGCCTCTATGATTGCCGTGGTGATGTGGTTGGATACTTTTGTCAATTCTGTGTCTCTACTGCTTCCAGACAAATGCTTCAGCGCTGCCCCAATAGAGTCTCTGCTATCATGTATTACAATTTCTGCATTCTGAGGTACTCTAATGAGAACTTCTTTGGGAATGTTACTATATACCCTCCACGGCATGTAGTTGGAACCAAAAACGTGTCTAGTGAAGAAGAGATTCAGAAAGGTGAGCATTTTATGAGGAGTTTAATCAGAAAAGCAACTGTGGAAACCGACCAGTTGTATTATATGGATGGCTTCAATTTGAGTTCCACTCAGAAAAGGTATGGCTTGGTGCAGTGCAGCAGAGATCTCACCAATGAAGGGTGCAGACAGTGTTTAGAGGCCATGCTAGCACAGGTTCCCAAATGTTGTGAACATAAGTTGGGGTGGCTCGTTGGTACTGCAAGTTGTCACATAAAgtatgatgattatatgttCTATCTTTTTAACAACCAATCATATCTTGTCCATAAGATAACAG CTAAACAAGGGCATTTGAGCAAGTCAAGAAACTTGATCTTTGGATTAAGTGCGTTGGGGATGGTAGCCCTACTGTGTTTGAGTGTCTATTGCTTGTGTTGCCGGAATAGAGTTAGAGAAG ACGGGCTGCTACCTGATACTGTTCCTCTATCTGCATATACAAACTTGCCTACAATCCAATTAATCACAATTCTGGAGACTACTAATAACTTTTCTGAAGCATCAAAATTAGGCGAAGGTGGATTTGGCCCAGTTTACAAG GGAATTCTACCAGATGGAAGACAAGTTGCGGTCAAAAGGCTCTCAAGAGCTTCTAATCAAGGCTCAGAGGAGTTTAAGAATGAAGTAACATTTATAGCCAAATTGCAACATTGCAACCTTGTAAGACTTTTGGCATGCTGCTTGGACGAAAATGAAAAGATTCTTGTATATGAGTATTTGTCGAATGCAAGTCTCGACTTTCACCTATTTG ATGATGAGAAAAGGAAGCAACTCGATTGGAAACTTAGGTTAAGCATGATCAACGGAATAGCAAGAGGTCTTTTATATCTTCACGAGGGCTCTCGACTCAAG CTTTGGAGTTCTTGTCCTAGAGATCATTTGTGGAAAGAGGAACAGTGGATTTTTTCTATCAGAACATGGTCAAACTCTTCTTTTATAT ACTTGGAGAGTGTGGTGCTCAGGAAAATGTTTGGAATTAATGGATCCAGTGCTAGAAAATTCCTACATAGCCAATGA
- the LOC114387380 gene encoding cysteine-rich receptor-like protein kinase 10 isoform X4, which produces MDRVIYSFMFVLILLSSKSVVTTKAQPPIYLADDCDFNPQKPLGGEYQTNLNSILSWLSSDAATSKGYNHKSIGKNNSAVYGLYDCRGDVVGYFCQFCVSTASRQMLQRCPNRVSAIMYYNFCILRYSNENFFGNVTIYPPRHVVGTKNVSSEEEIQKGEHFMRSLIRKATVETDQLYYMDGFNLSSTQKRYGLVQCSRDLTNEGCRQCLEAMLAQVPKCCEHKLGWLVGTASCHIKYDDYMFYLFNNQSYLVHKITAKQGHLSKSRNLIFGLSALGMVALLCLSVYCLCCRNRVREDGLLPDTVPLSAYTNLPTIQLITILETTNNFSEASKLGEGGFGPVYKGILPDGRQVAVKRLSRASNQGSEEFKNEVTFIAKLQHCNLVRLLACCLDENEKILVYEYLSNASLDFHLFDDEKRKQLDWKLRLSMINGIARGLLYLHEGSRLKWLHGS; this is translated from the exons ATGGATAGAGTAATATATTCCTTTATGTTCGTGTTAATATTGCTAAGCTCCAAATCAGTTGTTACTACAAAGGCACAACCACCCATTTATTTGGCAGATGACTGCGATTTCAACCCCCAAAAACCTCTCGGCGGTGAATACCAAACCAACCTTAACAGTATTCTCTCATGGCTATCCTCAGATGCAGCCACAAGCAAAGGTTATAATCACAAAAGCATTGGCAAAAACAACAGTGCTGTGTATGGCCTCTATGATTGCCGTGGTGATGTGGTTGGATACTTTTGTCAATTCTGTGTCTCTACTGCTTCCAGACAAATGCTTCAGCGCTGCCCCAATAGAGTCTCTGCTATCATGTATTACAATTTCTGCATTCTGAGGTACTCTAATGAGAACTTCTTTGGGAATGTTACTATATACCCTCCACGGCATGTAGTTGGAACCAAAAACGTGTCTAGTGAAGAAGAGATTCAGAAAGGTGAGCATTTTATGAGGAGTTTAATCAGAAAAGCAACTGTGGAAACCGACCAGTTGTATTATATGGATGGCTTCAATTTGAGTTCCACTCAGAAAAGGTATGGCTTGGTGCAGTGCAGCAGAGATCTCACCAATGAAGGGTGCAGACAGTGTTTAGAGGCCATGCTAGCACAGGTTCCCAAATGTTGTGAACATAAGTTGGGGTGGCTCGTTGGTACTGCAAGTTGTCACATAAAgtatgatgattatatgttCTATCTTTTTAACAACCAATCATATCTTGTCCATAAGATAACAG CTAAACAAGGGCATTTGAGCAAGTCAAGAAACTTGATCTTTGGATTAAGTGCGTTGGGGATGGTAGCCCTACTGTGTTTGAGTGTCTATTGCTTGTGTTGCCGGAATAGAGTTAGAGAAG ACGGGCTGCTACCTGATACTGTTCCTCTATCTGCATATACAAACTTGCCTACAATCCAATTAATCACAATTCTGGAGACTACTAATAACTTTTCTGAAGCATCAAAATTAGGCGAAGGTGGATTTGGCCCAGTTTACAAG GGAATTCTACCAGATGGAAGACAAGTTGCGGTCAAAAGGCTCTCAAGAGCTTCTAATCAAGGCTCAGAGGAGTTTAAGAATGAAGTAACATTTATAGCCAAATTGCAACATTGCAACCTTGTAAGACTTTTGGCATGCTGCTTGGACGAAAATGAAAAGATTCTTGTATATGAGTATTTGTCGAATGCAAGTCTCGACTTTCACCTATTTG ATGATGAGAAAAGGAAGCAACTCGATTGGAAACTTAGGTTAAGCATGATCAACGGAATAGCAAGAGGTCTTTTATATCTTCACGAGGGCTCTCGACTCAAG TGGCTACATGGCTCCTGA